A genomic region of Gossypium hirsutum isolate 1008001.06 chromosome D01, Gossypium_hirsutum_v2.1, whole genome shotgun sequence contains the following coding sequences:
- the LOC107921373 gene encoding dynein light chain LC6, flagellar outer arm, with product MDGAELELERRSKFLNSLIQKKKAIEQQEQNEHLNVKVRASDMPLALQNKAFKCARDQLDYMPGKLDSKRLALALKKEFDSTYGPAWHCIVGTSFGSYVTHSLGGFLYFSIDKVYILLFKTAVEPLDH from the exons atggATGGAGCAGAGTTGGAGTTAGAGAGGAGAAGCAAGTTCTTAAACAGTTTGATTCAAAAGAAGAAAGCTATAGAACAACAAGAGCAAAATGAACATCTCAATGTTAAAGTCAGAGCTTCTGATATGCCTTTAGCTCTTCAAAACAAGGCTTTTAAATGTGCCCGAGACCAGCTTGACTATATGCCTGGAAAGCTTGATAGTAAACGCCTAGCTCTTGCCCTTAAGAAG GAATTCGACTCAACATATGGTCCTGCTTGGCACTGCATTGTGGGAACTAGCTTTGGCTCATACGTGACACATTCGCTAGGAGGTTTCTTGTATTTTTCAATTGACAAGGTTTACATCCTTCTCTTCAAGACTGCTGTTGAGCCTTTAGACCATTGA